A single region of the Flavobacteriales bacterium genome encodes:
- a CDS encoding phosphatidate cytidylyltransferase has translation MNNFQSRLVVGVLYVLVSIACLLSGIYSALAFGWLIQLFCLYEFYQILKKESPLADKILSMIGGAIFVFPLVFLNQNNLTIGQNNYYLIFGLAGWILLLYALFNLRNARGLLITIFGWTYISVPFAMLIKLGNLEFGERSLSLVTYQGFSILSIFILIWASDTFAYLAGRKFGKTPLAPSISPKKTVEGFVGGLIGTLIIAVVLFYTKPVFYDFKHYLVLGLICCMVGTMGDLFESWIKRKVGIKDSGTLLGGHGGFLDRFDSVIFVAPIAYFYLNTFAIH, from the coding sequence ATGAATAATTTTCAATCCCGATTAGTGGTTGGTGTGCTTTATGTTTTGGTTTCCATTGCATGCCTTTTAAGTGGCATTTATTCGGCATTGGCTTTTGGTTGGCTCATCCAACTGTTCTGTCTATACGAATTTTATCAAATTTTGAAAAAAGAAAGCCCCTTAGCCGATAAGATTCTTTCTATGATCGGAGGTGCCATATTCGTTTTTCCATTGGTTTTTCTAAATCAAAATAATCTTACCATTGGGCAAAACAATTACTATTTAATCTTTGGTTTGGCGGGTTGGATATTGCTGTTGTATGCTCTTTTTAACCTGAGAAATGCCAGAGGGTTGCTGATAACCATTTTTGGATGGACGTATATTTCTGTTCCGTTTGCCATGCTCATAAAGCTTGGAAATTTAGAATTTGGAGAACGGTCTCTTTCGCTGGTTACCTATCAAGGGTTTAGCATTTTGAGCATTTTTATTTTGATTTGGGCAAGCGACACCTTTGCCTATTTGGCCGGAAGAAAATTTGGTAAAACTCCACTTGCACCATCTATTTCACCAAAAAAAACAGTTGAAGGGTTTGTGGGAGGTTTGATTGGCACATTAATTATTGCCGTTGTTTTGTTTTATACCAAACCCGTTTTTTACGACTTTAAACACTATTTAGTGCTTGGTCTGATTTGTTGTATGGTTGGAACAATGGGTGATTTATTTGAATCGTGGATAAAAAGAAAAGTGGGTATTAAAGATTCTGGAACTTTGCTTGGTGGGCATGGCGGTTTTTTGGATAGGTTCGACTCCGTAATCTTCGTTGCTCCAATAGCCTATTTCTATTTAAACACATTTGCCATTCATTGA
- a CDS encoding phosphatidylserine decarboxylase family protein: protein MMIHREGYTILITTALALTILCIVVFKFSGYSWLKYLMLFASVVIFGLFLQFFRNPSRKTVVNENHVIAPADGEIVVIEEVEEPEYFNGKRLQVSIFMSPFNVHVNRNPISGIVSYFKYHPGKYLVAWHPKSSTENERSTTVIKNAQGEEVLFRQIAGAVARRIRYYVKEGDSVQQGNEMGFIKFGSRVDVFLPLSAKVKVKIGDKPRGGETVLAEF from the coding sequence CTGATGATTCACCGCGAAGGATACACCATACTGATTACCACAGCTTTGGCCTTGACCATACTGTGCATTGTGGTTTTTAAGTTTAGCGGGTATTCTTGGTTGAAATATCTCATGCTGTTTGCCTCGGTTGTTATTTTTGGATTGTTTCTTCAATTTTTTAGAAACCCGAGCCGCAAAACAGTAGTGAACGAAAACCATGTTATTGCTCCGGCAGACGGAGAAATAGTGGTAATTGAAGAGGTGGAAGAACCGGAGTACTTCAACGGAAAGAGATTGCAGGTAAGTATATTTATGTCTCCGTTTAATGTGCATGTCAATCGAAACCCCATTTCAGGAATAGTGAGCTATTTTAAATACCATCCGGGAAAATATTTGGTGGCTTGGCATCCAAAATCATCTACCGAAAACGAACGCTCCACTACAGTTATTAAAAACGCTCAGGGGGAAGAAGTTCTGTTCCGTCAAATTGCGGGAGCAGTTGCTCGACGCATTCGATATTATGTAAAAGAAGGTGATAGTGTGCAACAAGGAAACGAAATGGGCTTTATTAAATTTGGGAGTCGTGTCGATGTTTTTCTGCCACTTTCGGCCAAAGTTAAGGTTAAAATTGGCGACAAACCTCGGGGTGGAGAAACCGTTTTGGCAGAGTTTTAA
- a CDS encoding Glu/Leu/Phe/Val dehydrogenase: MSSPFKEPAPINGHLNPLESMMERFTGAAKILGLDEATINAIKSPEKVVTVNIPISMDDGSVQVFEGHRVIHSANLGPSKGGIRYSMGVTLDEVKALAAWMTWKCAVVGIPYGGAKGGIKCDPRKMSAGELERLTRAYTVAMSDVFGPERDIPAPDVGTNPQIMAWIMDEYSKIKGVSSPAVVTGKPVVLGGSLGRVEATGRGVMVSARSAMGKLKMKPENATAAVQGFGNVGSISAKLLEEQGVKIVAISDVSGAYYNKKGINIEEAIKYVENNNGTLEEFDGGTKISNEDLLELDVDVLVPAALEDQITKENAHKIKAKLIVEGANGPTSWEADKILNDKGIMVIPDILANAGGVSVSYFEWVQNRLGYFWTEERVNRRADRIMKQAFETVYKASRKYKVDMRIAAYIVAIDKVASTKRLRGTF, encoded by the coding sequence ATGAGTTCGCCTTTCAAAGAACCCGCACCTATCAATGGTCATTTGAACCCTCTGGAATCAATGATGGAACGCTTTACAGGAGCTGCCAAAATATTAGGCCTCGATGAAGCAACAATTAATGCCATAAAATCACCCGAAAAAGTGGTAACCGTAAATATCCCCATTTCTATGGATGACGGTTCTGTTCAGGTTTTTGAAGGCCATCGTGTTATTCACTCGGCCAACTTAGGTCCGTCAAAAGGCGGAATACGCTATTCCATGGGTGTTACTCTTGATGAAGTGAAAGCTCTTGCGGCCTGGATGACATGGAAGTGTGCTGTTGTTGGCATTCCCTACGGCGGAGCAAAAGGCGGCATAAAATGCGACCCACGAAAAATGAGTGCCGGTGAGTTGGAAAGATTAACCAGAGCCTACACCGTGGCAATGAGCGATGTTTTTGGCCCTGAAAGAGATATACCAGCTCCAGACGTGGGTACAAACCCTCAAATAATGGCTTGGATTATGGATGAATACTCCAAAATAAAAGGGGTTTCCAGTCCAGCTGTTGTTACCGGAAAGCCGGTTGTTCTTGGAGGTTCTTTGGGTAGGGTTGAGGCCACAGGTCGAGGGGTGATGGTATCTGCCCGATCTGCTATGGGCAAACTTAAAATGAAACCAGAAAATGCTACCGCAGCCGTTCAAGGTTTTGGTAATGTTGGCTCTATCAGTGCAAAACTGTTGGAAGAACAAGGCGTTAAAATTGTGGCCATTTCGGATGTATCAGGAGCCTACTACAACAAAAAAGGTATCAACATCGAAGAGGCAATTAAATACGTTGAAAATAATAACGGAACCTTAGAAGAATTTGACGGAGGCACTAAAATATCAAACGAAGATTTGCTTGAATTGGATGTTGATGTGTTGGTTCCGGCAGCTTTAGAAGACCAAATTACAAAAGAAAATGCTCATAAAATAAAAGCAAAACTGATAGTAGAAGGTGCCAACGGCCCTACTTCTTGGGAGGCCGACAAAATATTGAACGACAAAGGAATTATGGTAATTCCCGATATTCTTGCCAACGCCGGCGGAGTCTCTGTTTCTTACTTTGAGTGGGTTCAAAACCGTTTGGGATATTTTTGGACCGAAGAACGAGTAAATAGAAGAGCCGATCGCATTATGAAACAAGCATTTGAAACGGTTTACAAAGCATCAAGAAAATATAAGGTTGATATGCGAATTGCGGCATACATTGTAGCTATTGACAAGGTAGCCAGTACCAAAAGATTGAGAGGTACTTTCTGA
- the infB gene encoding translation initiation factor IF-2, giving the protein MAEKTHRIPKVAAELNVSWKSLIEYLNQKGFEVESKMSAKITQEMYEVLEQKYRSDKKAKEESQALEINVRRQNETLTLEKKPEVKKKKPENETHKVVLIKDTGLSHKEKAVEPKPEIKPEIKPEIKPETKVEEKKEEETPKIIAKEIPEVKSKTELPGLKVLGKIDLDKPKSKPETKQEEKIEEPVVEINEPKVEKIEEPVVKVEEKPVVEVVEEVASLPEVEPPKVEEPKQEQKTEDEPPMIKTKYEKLDGLTIKGKIELPVIPKPKKVASSGDKPKDGERKKRKRTNKTGQPVSKDREFVKGPRDNKNVRGKRREEPKEEVSEKEIQDKIKATLAKLGGNKGIKQTNTRQKLRRQKRDDHRTTREEEMMQQELESKVLRVTEFVTANEMANLMDVSVNEIITACFSLGMMVSINQRLDAEAIQIVAEEFGFEVQFVDAEEQVEFEEEVDNPEDLIERPPIVTVMGHVDHGKTSLLDYIRSANVIAGEAGGITQHVAAYEVELNGGKKITFVDTPGHEAFTAMRARGAKVTDVAIIVIAADDSVMPQTKEAISHVQAAGVPIVFAYNKIDKEGANVDKIREELSKMNILVEEWGGKFQAQEISAKKGINIDELLEKVLLEAELLELKANPDKRAKGTVMEARLDKGRGVMVSMLVQEGTLKVGDPLVAGHHFCRVRAMFNERMKPVKLADPSTPVNVLGFTSAPTAGDIFQVFESEQDAKDVANKRAQLQREQDVRTTKRLTLGDIGRRLALGNFKELKVIVKADVDGSAEALADSLIKLSTEEIQVNVIHKSVGQITESDVLLASASDAIIIGFQVRPAAGAKKLAETEEIDIRLYSVIYQAIEEIKSAMEGMLSPEFEEQITGNAEVRDVFKISKVGTVAGCMITDGKIFRDNKVRLIRDGVVVYGGEIATLKRFKDDVKEVNKGYECGIQIKNYNDLRIGDIIECYTEIEIKRKLK; this is encoded by the coding sequence ATGGCTGAAAAAACACACAGAATACCGAAGGTAGCGGCAGAACTAAATGTTAGCTGGAAAAGTTTGATTGAATACCTCAACCAAAAAGGGTTTGAGGTAGAATCAAAAATGTCGGCTAAAATTACCCAAGAAATGTATGAAGTGCTCGAGCAAAAATATCGCTCGGATAAAAAAGCCAAAGAAGAATCTCAAGCTCTCGAAATAAACGTTAGACGGCAAAATGAAACCCTTACTTTGGAGAAAAAGCCAGAGGTAAAGAAGAAAAAGCCCGAAAACGAAACTCATAAGGTTGTTCTTATTAAGGATACTGGCTTGAGCCATAAAGAAAAAGCCGTTGAGCCCAAACCCGAAATTAAACCTGAAATTAAACCCGAAATCAAACCTGAAACTAAGGTTGAAGAAAAAAAGGAAGAGGAAACTCCGAAGATTATTGCAAAAGAAATTCCCGAGGTTAAGTCAAAAACGGAACTGCCAGGTTTAAAAGTTTTAGGTAAAATTGATTTAGACAAACCCAAATCCAAACCAGAAACCAAGCAAGAGGAAAAAATTGAAGAACCAGTAGTTGAAATAAACGAACCGAAAGTAGAAAAAATTGAAGAACCGGTTGTAAAAGTTGAAGAAAAACCGGTTGTTGAAGTCGTTGAAGAGGTTGCTTCCTTACCAGAAGTGGAGCCTCCGAAAGTGGAAGAACCAAAACAAGAACAAAAAACGGAGGATGAGCCTCCGATGATAAAAACCAAATATGAAAAATTGGATGGCTTGACCATCAAAGGAAAAATTGAACTACCTGTTATTCCAAAACCAAAAAAGGTGGCCAGCAGCGGCGATAAGCCCAAAGATGGTGAGCGTAAAAAACGGAAACGAACCAACAAAACGGGTCAGCCAGTATCGAAAGACCGAGAATTTGTAAAAGGCCCAAGAGACAATAAAAATGTAAGAGGCAAACGACGAGAAGAGCCAAAAGAAGAGGTTTCTGAAAAAGAAATTCAAGATAAAATTAAGGCTACATTGGCCAAATTGGGTGGAAATAAAGGTATTAAACAAACCAACACTCGTCAAAAACTTCGTCGTCAAAAAAGAGACGACCACCGCACCACACGCGAGGAGGAAATGATGCAACAGGAACTCGAAAGTAAGGTGCTTCGAGTTACGGAGTTTGTTACTGCAAACGAAATGGCAAACTTGATGGATGTGTCTGTAAATGAAATCATTACAGCCTGTTTTTCATTGGGCATGATGGTTTCCATTAACCAACGCCTTGATGCAGAAGCCATTCAAATTGTGGCGGAAGAATTTGGGTTTGAAGTTCAGTTTGTGGATGCCGAGGAACAAGTAGAATTTGAAGAAGAGGTTGACAATCCGGAAGATTTAATTGAAAGACCACCCATTGTTACCGTAATGGGTCACGTTGACCACGGTAAAACGTCTTTGCTCGACTATATCCGAAGTGCAAACGTAATTGCTGGAGAGGCAGGCGGTATTACCCAACACGTGGCTGCTTATGAAGTAGAATTAAACGGGGGCAAAAAAATAACATTTGTGGATACACCGGGTCACGAGGCATTTACCGCCATGAGGGCAAGGGGAGCCAAAGTTACCGACGTTGCAATTATTGTTATTGCCGCCGACGATAGTGTAATGCCTCAAACAAAGGAGGCGATCAGCCACGTTCAGGCCGCTGGTGTTCCGATAGTATTTGCCTACAACAAAATAGATAAAGAAGGAGCCAACGTGGACAAAATCCGTGAGGAACTTTCTAAAATGAACATTCTTGTTGAAGAATGGGGTGGAAAATTTCAGGCACAAGAAATATCAGCCAAAAAGGGAATCAACATTGATGAGCTTCTTGAAAAGGTGCTGTTAGAGGCCGAGCTTTTAGAGCTAAAAGCCAACCCTGATAAACGTGCAAAAGGAACTGTAATGGAAGCCCGTTTAGATAAGGGAAGAGGTGTTATGGTTTCGATGTTGGTGCAGGAAGGAACCTTAAAAGTAGGCGACCCATTGGTGGCAGGACATCATTTTTGTCGTGTCAGAGCCATGTTTAATGAGCGTATGAAACCGGTTAAATTGGCCGACCCATCTACTCCTGTAAACGTGCTTGGGTTTACCTCTGCTCCAACGGCAGGAGATATTTTCCAAGTATTTGAAAGCGAGCAAGATGCCAAAGACGTGGCCAACAAACGTGCCCAACTTCAACGTGAGCAGGATGTGAGAACAACCAAGCGTCTAACGCTAGGCGATATTGGCCGACGACTCGCTTTGGGCAACTTTAAAGAGTTGAAAGTAATTGTAAAAGCCGACGTTGACGGTTCGGCAGAAGCGTTAGCAGATTCTTTGATAAAACTTTCTACCGAAGAAATTCAGGTAAATGTTATCCATAAATCGGTTGGTCAGATTACTGAATCCGACGTTTTGTTGGCCAGTGCCTCAGATGCTATCATCATTGGTTTCCAAGTTCGTCCGGCAGCCGGTGCCAAAAAACTGGCCGAGACCGAGGAAATCGACATCCGCCTATATTCGGTTATTTATCAGGCAATTGAAGAAATCAAATCGGCAATGGAAGGTATGCTTTCGCCTGAATTTGAGGAGCAAATTACTGGAAATGCCGAAGTGCGTGATGTCTTTAAAATTAGCAAAGTGGGCACCGTTGCAGGATGCATGATAACAGACGGTAAGATATTCCGTGATAATAAAGTTCGGTTGATACGTGATGGTGTTGTTGTTTATGGTGGGGAGATAGCCACCTTAAAACGTTTTAAAGACGATGTAAAAGAGGTAAATAAAGGCTACGAATGTGGTATTCAAATCAAAAATTACAACGACTTACGCATTGGAGATATCATTGAATGTTACACCGAAATTGAGATAAAGCGGAAGTTGAAGTAA
- a CDS encoding cytochrome-c peroxidase produces the protein MNNLRKGVFFLIAISVLASCKDKDAMITDDITSNPTEQEIISKYLTIDLSSLDEYIELNYPIHYNDAVLSNDNSLINNPVTNVGATLGRVLFYDKNLSVNNTVACASCHVQNKGFTDDKKLSIGFEGGETGAHSMRLLNTRFYAGNNMFWNKRSTSVENQSTQPIKDAVEMGFDSIHGGFDNLISKMKGLEYYPILFKRAFGNEEITETKVQRAIAQFVRSIVSINSKFDEGFAQVYNATAPGNNVGQPFPNFTQQENMGKNLFLAPPNAPGGGGAGCAGCHNPPTFALAANSLSNGLDAGETTIFKSPSLKNIGVVGPYMHDGRFATLAEVVKHYSTEVQPGPALDNRLNPNGTPQRLNLNQNQIDALVAFMQTLTDNIVMQDKKFSDPFR, from the coding sequence ATGAATAATCTAAGAAAGGGAGTTTTTTTTCTAATTGCAATTTCTGTGCTTGCATCATGCAAAGACAAGGATGCAATGATTACTGATGACATTACATCCAATCCAACCGAACAAGAAATTATTTCGAAGTACTTAACTATTGATTTGTCAAGTCTGGACGAATATATAGAGCTCAATTATCCTATACACTACAATGATGCAGTGCTATCCAATGATAATTCACTCATAAATAATCCTGTTACCAACGTTGGAGCTACCTTAGGAAGAGTTTTGTTTTACGATAAAAATCTAAGTGTAAACAATACGGTTGCATGTGCAAGTTGCCATGTCCAAAACAAAGGATTTACAGACGACAAAAAACTGAGCATAGGTTTTGAAGGTGGAGAAACAGGAGCTCACTCTATGAGATTATTAAACACACGTTTTTATGCCGGAAACAATATGTTTTGGAATAAACGTTCTACAAGTGTCGAAAACCAATCAACTCAACCTATAAAGGACGCAGTGGAAATGGGTTTTGACTCTATACATGGTGGATTTGATAATTTAATTTCGAAAATGAAGGGATTGGAGTATTACCCAATTCTATTTAAAAGGGCATTTGGTAATGAAGAAATAACTGAAACGAAAGTACAACGTGCCATTGCTCAATTTGTGAGAAGCATCGTTTCGATAAACAGTAAATTTGACGAGGGCTTTGCTCAAGTGTATAATGCCACTGCTCCAGGAAACAACGTTGGTCAGCCCTTTCCAAATTTTACGCAACAGGAAAATATGGGCAAAAATTTATTTTTAGCACCACCAAATGCACCAGGCGGAGGAGGTGCAGGCTGTGCGGGTTGTCACAATCCACCCACTTTTGCATTAGCAGCAAACTCTCTGAGCAATGGTTTAGATGCCGGAGAAACGACCATTTTTAAATCTCCGTCTCTTAAAAATATCGGTGTGGTTGGACCATACATGCACGATGGAAGATTTGCTACGTTGGCGGAGGTGGTAAAACATTATAGCACCGAAGTTCAACCCGGGCCGGCTTTGGACAACCGTTTGAACCCGAATGGCACTCCTCAGCGATTAAACCTAAATCAAAATCAAATAGATGCCTTGGTGGCTTTTATGCAAACGCTTACCGACAATATCGTAATGCAGGATAAAAAGTTTTCGGATCCTTTTAGGTAG
- a CDS encoding GIY-YIG nuclease family protein codes for MEEGIVYVLSNEAMPNLVKIGLTKRSEVTQRMSELYSTGVPIPFECCYACRVTDVSKVEKAIHLAFNPNRVNPSREFLNIEPYQAMSILEPVYNLTN; via the coding sequence ATGGAGGAAGGAATTGTTTACGTTCTAAGCAATGAGGCCATGCCAAACTTGGTCAAAATTGGCTTAACTAAACGTTCCGAGGTAACACAAAGAATGTCTGAGCTGTATTCCACAGGAGTGCCAATCCCATTCGAATGTTGTTATGCGTGTCGGGTAACGGATGTTTCAAAAGTAGAAAAAGCAATACATTTGGCTTTCAACCCAAATCGTGTAAATCCCAGCCGAGAATTTTTAAATATTGAGCCGTATCAGGCAATGTCAATCTTAGAACCCGTTTATAATCTCACAAATTGA